One segment of Streptomyces sp. NBC_00576 DNA contains the following:
- a CDS encoding type II toxin-antitoxin system VapC family toxin, with the protein MKRHQFAVADTSVLLAIYNRKDAHHESAVRALSLAERLVVSPLVLAELDYHLTTKISGRAAADALASMRAWASTDRLQLVAVGWPLLSDAERLMRTYADHDAIGMTDAVNALLAWTFRQPVVLSFDHHYRDVIAPRTAAEKPLHVLPVPE; encoded by the coding sequence TTGAAGCGTCACCAGTTCGCCGTCGCCGACACATCGGTTCTCCTCGCCATCTACAACCGAAAGGACGCTCATCACGAATCCGCCGTACGAGCTCTCTCCCTGGCGGAGCGGCTCGTAGTGTCACCGCTGGTCCTGGCCGAACTGGACTATCACCTCACGACGAAGATCAGTGGCCGGGCAGCCGCAGACGCTCTGGCCAGCATGCGTGCATGGGCGAGCACCGATCGCCTTCAACTCGTCGCCGTGGGGTGGCCGTTGCTGAGCGACGCCGAGCGGCTCATGCGTACATACGCGGATCATGACGCCATCGGCATGACCGACGCGGTCAACGCCCTCTTGGCGTGGACGTTTCGCCAGCCAGTCGTGCTGTCTTTCGATCACCACTATCGGGATGTCATCGCACCCCGCACGGCAGCCGAGAAGCCCTTGCATGTACTTCCGGTTCCCGAGTAG
- a CDS encoding ATP-binding protein, protein MSNHAYPQRHSAHTVHLPTKRGPPCPKPPPTPPPPKPPGSSPTPRAAPPRARELLRTQLTDWKIDGEVAETAELLLSELVTNSLRHASTPPGREIGLRFATYDGRLRVEVADANNCRPTPRQASPEDEGGRGLTLVQTLAERWGCCPRRHGIGKATWAELALP, encoded by the coding sequence ATGAGCAATCACGCTTACCCACAGCGACACAGTGCACACACAGTGCACTTGCCGACCAAGAGGGGACCCCCATGCCCGAAACCACCCCCAACTCCCCCGCCACCGAAGCCACCTGGCAGCTCCCCCACACCCCGCGCAGCGCCCCCCCGCGCCCGCGAACTGCTCCGCACTCAGCTCACCGACTGGAAGATCGACGGCGAAGTGGCCGAAACGGCGGAGCTGTTGCTCTCGGAGCTGGTCACCAACTCCCTGCGCCACGCCTCCACCCCGCCCGGCCGGGAGATCGGCCTCCGGTTCGCCACGTACGACGGACGCCTGCGCGTGGAAGTCGCCGACGCGAACAACTGTCGGCCCACTCCCCGACAAGCGAGCCCCGAGGACGAGGGAGGCCGCGGCCTCACCCTCGTACAGACCCTCGCGGAACGCTGGGGCTGCTGCCCCCGTCGGCACGGCATCGGAAAGGCGACATGGGCGGAATTGGCGCTTCCATAA
- a CDS encoding helix-turn-helix domain-containing protein: MRKRVLGTNLRRLREERGLFLEDAAEQLSCHAAKVSRIESGRSGIRQLDLKVLLDLYGVKDPAERDGWLALARESRRQRWWRVLEDQLPQEFLDLIGLEDEVSECRGFQPGIVPGLFQTEAYATAVIQGGIPGPLDDAQKTKVRVRMERQKALTRTDPTPLKVWMILGEAALRQQVGGPGVLRAQLLHLVELAQLPNVTLQVLPFTAGACQGGPYPFLIYSFPPPAGLEVVLLENFASHAYLETREDTARLGGAFDHLRAAALSAMESESRIMGIAEGLTDS, translated from the coding sequence GTGCGCAAGCGGGTGCTCGGCACCAATCTCCGGCGCCTGCGCGAGGAGCGCGGGCTGTTCCTGGAGGACGCGGCTGAGCAGCTCAGTTGTCACGCGGCCAAGGTGAGTCGCATCGAGTCGGGGCGCAGCGGAATCCGGCAGCTCGATCTCAAGGTGCTGCTCGATCTCTACGGGGTGAAGGACCCGGCGGAGCGGGACGGCTGGCTGGCGTTGGCGCGGGAGAGTCGCCGCCAGCGGTGGTGGCGGGTTCTCGAAGACCAACTCCCTCAGGAGTTCCTGGACTTGATCGGTCTGGAGGACGAGGTATCCGAGTGCCGGGGCTTCCAGCCTGGCATCGTGCCTGGGTTGTTCCAGACCGAGGCGTATGCGACGGCCGTCATCCAGGGAGGGATTCCGGGGCCGTTGGACGACGCGCAGAAGACCAAGGTGCGCGTACGCATGGAGCGGCAGAAGGCGCTGACGCGGACGGATCCAACTCCCCTCAAGGTGTGGATGATTCTCGGTGAGGCGGCGTTGCGTCAGCAGGTTGGTGGGCCCGGCGTTCTGAGGGCACAGTTGCTGCACCTGGTTGAGTTGGCCCAGCTTCCGAACGTGACTTTGCAGGTACTACCCTTCACGGCAGGAGCCTGCCAGGGTGGGCCATATCCCTTCCTGATCTACAGTTTCCCTCCGCCGGCGGGGCTGGAAGTGGTTCTTCTGGAGAACTTCGCGAGTCACGCGTACCTGGAGACCCGGGAGGACACGGCTCGGCTGGGCGGCGCCTTCGACCACCTCCGTGCCGCAGCCCTCAGCGCGATGGAATCCGAGTCCCGGATCATGGGGATCGCCGAGGGGCTGACCGACTCGTAA
- a CDS encoding DUF397 domain-containing protein, producing the protein MSSQRTTWFKSSYSGQNGECIEVRLRAAGIDVRDSKNPCGMAVAVGAAAWVVFLGGVDSRERLGWPG; encoded by the coding sequence ATGTCGTCGCAGCGGACCACTTGGTTCAAGAGCAGCTACAGCGGCCAGAACGGCGAATGCATAGAAGTCCGCCTCAGGGCGGCGGGCATCGATGTCCGTGACTCGAAGAACCCCTGTGGCATGGCCGTCGCGGTTGGTGCAGCGGCATGGGTCGTGTTTCTTGGTGGGGTGGATTCCCGTGAGCGGTTGGGTTGGCCCGGCTGA
- a CDS encoding Imm32 family immunity protein, whose translation MDDPRIKVYGSATEITIAANAAGLRDLAERLMGLADPELRDGYHEHLEGGINLAEGSVSLILARDEAL comes from the coding sequence ATGGATGACCCCAGGATCAAGGTGTACGGCTCAGCAACCGAAATCACCATTGCGGCCAATGCCGCAGGGCTGCGCGACTTGGCTGAGCGACTCATGGGGCTCGCAGATCCCGAACTCAGGGACGGGTACCACGAGCATCTTGAGGGCGGCATCAATCTCGCAGAGGGCTCAGTCAGCCTGATCCTGGCCCGAGACGAAGCGCTGTAG
- a CDS encoding ferritin-like domain-containing protein, translating to MHTGGFAKWTERFEDERERRHAQGDPDWGQGATLHPAVWASIQRFQVGEDGDGANLVGKADLAGDADYAQAVRLFVAEEQNHARLLARLLAAGGVPTLTGHWSDTVFVRLRRLMGLRLELLVLMIAEVVALRYYRVVRDGAPDALTSDVAGRILSDEQRHVPFHCERLHASLAELPRPVRHLVMVLWRLLLLAVSLVVAADHGSGLSRLGIRRLRFMADVMASADAVVFAVLAPRPDAWSSMR from the coding sequence GTGCATACGGGCGGCTTCGCCAAGTGGACAGAGCGGTTCGAGGACGAGCGGGAGCGTCGGCATGCCCAAGGGGACCCGGACTGGGGGCAAGGGGCAACGCTGCATCCTGCGGTGTGGGCCAGCATTCAGCGCTTCCAGGTCGGCGAGGACGGTGACGGCGCGAACCTCGTCGGCAAAGCGGACCTCGCCGGCGATGCCGACTACGCGCAGGCGGTCCGGCTCTTCGTCGCCGAGGAACAGAACCACGCCCGCCTGCTCGCTCGGCTGCTGGCTGCGGGTGGCGTACCGACGTTGACCGGTCACTGGAGCGACACGGTCTTCGTACGGTTGCGGCGTCTCATGGGTCTGCGCCTGGAACTGCTGGTGCTGATGATCGCGGAAGTGGTGGCGCTGCGCTATTACCGGGTCGTACGTGATGGCGCCCCTGACGCGCTCACTTCGGATGTGGCGGGACGGATCCTGTCCGACGAGCAGCGTCATGTCCCGTTCCACTGCGAGCGACTGCACGCCTCCCTGGCAGAACTGCCCCGCCCAGTGCGCCACCTGGTGATGGTCCTTTGGCGACTGCTGCTGCTCGCGGTCTCCCTCGTCGTCGCCGCTGACCACGGCTCAGGACTAAGCCGGCTCGGCATCCGGCGCCTTCGTTTCATGGCCGACGTCATGGCATCCGCCGACGCGGTGGTCTTCGCGGTGCTGGCACCCCGCCCAGATGCGTGGTCAAGCATGCGTTGA
- a CDS encoding IS607 family transposase, translating to MKLSEWARQQGVSYQTAWRWVKDGKMPVPVRQAPSGTWLVDEVAVQPSGRVVAYCRVSSVDQKADLQRQAARVVSGANGLGLAVAEVVTEVGSGLNGRRRKLHRLLSDPQTVVIVVEHRDRLARFGVEHLEAALSASGRRLVVLDPTETADDLLRDITEVLTSMCARLYGRRAAKNRAARAVAVATGEAAE from the coding sequence GTGAAGCTTTCGGAGTGGGCCCGTCAGCAGGGCGTGAGCTACCAGACCGCCTGGCGGTGGGTGAAGGACGGGAAGATGCCCGTCCCCGTTCGCCAGGCGCCGTCCGGGACGTGGTTGGTCGACGAGGTCGCCGTCCAGCCGTCCGGGCGTGTGGTGGCGTACTGCCGCGTGTCGTCCGTTGACCAGAAAGCCGATCTTCAGCGGCAGGCCGCCCGGGTCGTGTCCGGCGCGAACGGGCTGGGCCTGGCCGTCGCTGAGGTCGTCACCGAGGTGGGATCCGGGTTGAACGGGCGGCGCCGCAAGCTGCACCGGCTGCTGTCCGACCCGCAGACGGTGGTGATCGTGGTCGAGCACCGCGACCGGCTGGCCCGGTTCGGCGTCGAGCACCTGGAGGCAGCGCTGTCGGCGTCCGGGCGGCGCCTGGTCGTCCTCGACCCCACCGAGACCGCCGATGACCTGTTACGCGACATCACCGAGGTGCTCACCTCCATGTGCGCCCGCCTGTACGGGCGGCGGGCAGCGAAGAACCGGGCCGCCCGCGCGGTGGCCGTAGCGACCGGCGAGGCCGCCGAGTGA
- the tnpB gene encoding IS607 family element RNA-guided endonuclease TnpB, with protein MKRFQPQPGFVVQAYRFALDPNATQEHALRSHCGAARAAYNWAVGWVTASWWQRRAEESYGIGEAGLTQWRPWSLPALRKAFNEAKHTDPRFAAWWEENSKEAYSTGLANASAAFDNYAKSKNGKRRGKRMGAPRFKSKRKARLACRFTTGVIRVDADGRHVTLPRLGTIRTHEPTVKLLARVQAGTARILSATVRHERGRWFVSFQAEVKRDLERVARPDVAVGIDLGVKTLAVMADSTGEIRTIANPGHYDRARKQLRRASRVVSRRQGPDRRTGQKPSKRWEKANAARNKVHHRVANLRADALHKLTTAVAAEYGTVVVEDLNVAGMLRNRRLARRIADAGFGEIRRQLTYKTRQRHATRTIAADRWYPSSKTCSGCGAVKAKLPLHVRTYLCDACGLVIDRDDNAALNLAALAAAATTGTGVAGDQDTQSVSKPRGADQKTRATRPRRKAEAGRAGGATLPHQRQTEARDRTQAEALTLW; from the coding sequence GTGAAGAGGTTCCAGCCGCAGCCCGGGTTCGTGGTGCAGGCGTACCGCTTCGCACTGGACCCGAACGCCACCCAGGAGCATGCTCTGCGCTCGCACTGCGGCGCGGCGCGTGCCGCCTACAACTGGGCCGTCGGCTGGGTGACCGCCTCTTGGTGGCAGCGCCGCGCGGAGGAGTCCTACGGCATTGGCGAGGCCGGGCTGACGCAGTGGCGGCCGTGGTCGCTGCCCGCGCTGCGGAAGGCGTTCAACGAGGCCAAGCACACCGATCCGAGGTTCGCCGCCTGGTGGGAGGAGAACTCCAAGGAGGCGTACTCCACCGGCCTGGCGAACGCGTCGGCCGCGTTCGACAACTACGCGAAGTCCAAGAACGGCAAACGGCGCGGCAAGCGGATGGGTGCGCCGCGGTTCAAGTCGAAGCGCAAGGCGCGCCTTGCCTGCCGGTTCACCACCGGCGTGATCCGCGTGGACGCTGACGGCCGTCACGTCACCCTGCCCCGGCTGGGCACGATCCGCACCCACGAGCCCACGGTGAAGCTCCTCGCCCGCGTCCAGGCCGGGACGGCCCGGATCCTGTCCGCGACCGTGCGGCACGAGCGCGGACGCTGGTTCGTCTCATTCCAGGCCGAGGTCAAGCGGGACCTCGAACGCGTGGCGCGGCCGGACGTGGCGGTCGGCATCGACCTCGGGGTGAAGACCCTCGCGGTCATGGCCGACAGCACCGGCGAGATCCGCACCATCGCGAATCCCGGGCACTACGACCGGGCACGCAAGCAGCTGCGCCGCGCCTCCCGCGTCGTCTCCCGACGCCAGGGCCCCGACCGGCGGACCGGGCAGAAGCCGTCGAAGCGGTGGGAGAAGGCCAACGCCGCCCGCAACAAGGTGCATCACCGGGTGGCCAACCTCCGCGCGGACGCCCTGCACAAGCTCACCACCGCCGTGGCGGCCGAGTACGGCACGGTCGTGGTCGAAGACCTCAACGTCGCCGGGATGCTCCGCAACCGGCGTCTCGCGCGAAGGATCGCCGACGCCGGGTTCGGGGAGATCCGCCGCCAGCTCACCTACAAGACCCGCCAGCGCCACGCCACCCGCACCATCGCGGCGGACCGCTGGTACCCCTCCTCGAAGACCTGTTCCGGGTGCGGCGCGGTGAAAGCCAAACTGCCGCTGCACGTGAGGACCTACCTGTGCGACGCCTGCGGCCTGGTCATCGACCGGGACGACAACGCCGCACTCAACCTCGCCGCGCTCGCGGCAGCCGCAACAACCGGTACCGGAGTGGCCGGAGACCAGGACACCCAATCGGTGTCGAAGCCTCGTGGAGCCGACCAGAAGACCCGCGCCACCCGCCCCCGCCGCAAGGCGGAGGCGGGGCGGGCAGGTGGCGCAACCCTGCCGCACCAGCGGCAGACGGAAGCGAGAGACCGTACTCAAGCCGAAGCCCTCACGCTCTGGTGA
- a CDS encoding LysR family transcriptional regulator: MFGIDALRLLVAVADTGSFTAAATQLNYTQSAVSRRIATLEQQAGGPLFERLPRGVRLNPAGSALHRHAVDVLERLSRAEQELTVIHAGHGGMLRVGAFATANISLVPTALREFRRARPDVEIVAVEGRSATLMERLAERALDLAVVSDYPSGLPSADGTTTAVLLEDELFVALHREHPLAGAESIDLRDLRDEAWLQDTYGDRPTMLADACARAGFTPRKIIRIAEWTGKFGYVAAGLGVALVPSLATWALPAELALCRVDDPALRRTVHLALPAAPLPAALKLGDLLRGAAG, encoded by the coding sequence GTGTTCGGGATCGACGCGCTGCGCCTGCTGGTAGCCGTGGCCGACACCGGGTCGTTCACCGCCGCGGCGACCCAGCTCAACTACACGCAGTCCGCGGTGTCCCGGCGGATCGCCACCCTCGAACAGCAGGCGGGCGGCCCGCTCTTCGAACGGCTCCCACGTGGCGTACGTCTGAACCCGGCCGGCAGTGCGCTGCACCGGCACGCCGTGGACGTACTGGAACGTCTGTCACGGGCGGAGCAGGAGCTGACCGTGATCCACGCGGGCCATGGCGGAATGCTCCGCGTGGGAGCCTTCGCGACCGCCAACATCTCGCTGGTGCCCACTGCCCTACGGGAGTTCAGGCGGGCCAGACCGGACGTCGAGATCGTCGCCGTCGAAGGCCGGAGCGCCACATTGATGGAGCGCCTCGCGGAGAGGGCGCTCGACCTCGCCGTGGTGAGCGACTATCCGTCCGGCCTCCCCTCGGCCGACGGCACCACGACAGCCGTTCTACTGGAGGACGAGCTGTTCGTCGCCCTCCACCGCGAACACCCCCTGGCCGGAGCCGAGTCGATCGATCTGCGCGACCTGCGCGACGAGGCCTGGCTCCAGGACACGTACGGCGACCGCCCCACCATGCTCGCCGACGCCTGCGCCCGGGCCGGCTTCACCCCACGGAAGATCATCAGAATCGCGGAGTGGACAGGCAAGTTCGGCTACGTGGCCGCAGGGCTGGGAGTGGCCCTCGTCCCGTCGCTTGCCACTTGGGCGCTCCCGGCGGAACTGGCCCTGTGCCGCGTCGACGACCCCGCTCTGCGCCGGACGGTCCACCTGGCGTTGCCTGCGGCGCCGCTGCCGGCGGCACTGAAACTGGGGGATCTACTGCGCGGTGCCGCAGGCTGA
- a CDS encoding M20 family metallopeptidase, which produces MLADLEQLVVCESFSADHAAVARSAEVVGALGARLLGAVPETIVVDGVTHLRWTFGTPRVLLVGHHDTVWPVGSLETHPWSVADGVARGPGVLDMKAGLVQMFHALASLPSPEGVCVLVTGDEEVGSPTSRGLIEESARGLAAAFVLEASADETGALKTARKGTSRYEVVVHGKAAHAGLEPHLGINAAVEAAHQVLAIAGLGASMGGAAAAEGTCPVLGAPTITPTLVSAGSTLNTVPAQAKIAVDVRVPTLAAQDRVDELMRGLTARTPGARLTVLGGRKRPPMEPGSSAGLFALASRIASELGQEPLRGIAVGGASDGNYTAAVGCPTLDGLGAVGRGAHADTEHVMIATMVPRTQLLAELVARTRQ; this is translated from the coding sequence ATGCTGGCCGATCTTGAGCAACTCGTGGTCTGCGAGTCCTTCTCCGCCGACCATGCGGCCGTTGCCCGCAGCGCAGAGGTGGTCGGCGCGCTCGGCGCGAGGCTGTTGGGTGCGGTGCCGGAGACGATCGTGGTCGACGGTGTGACCCACCTGCGGTGGACCTTCGGCACCCCGCGCGTGCTGCTGGTGGGCCACCACGACACGGTGTGGCCGGTGGGCTCGCTGGAGACCCACCCCTGGTCGGTGGCCGACGGGGTCGCCCGGGGCCCCGGTGTCCTGGACATGAAGGCGGGACTGGTGCAGATGTTCCACGCGCTGGCGTCCCTGCCGTCCCCGGAGGGTGTGTGCGTGCTGGTCACCGGGGACGAGGAGGTCGGCTCCCCGACTTCCCGGGGGCTGATCGAGGAGTCCGCGCGCGGTCTTGCGGCCGCCTTTGTGCTGGAGGCGTCCGCAGACGAAACGGGCGCACTCAAGACCGCCCGCAAGGGCACCTCACGGTACGAAGTCGTGGTGCACGGCAAGGCCGCCCACGCGGGGTTGGAACCGCACCTGGGGATCAACGCCGCGGTCGAGGCCGCTCACCAGGTGCTGGCCATCGCCGGTCTCGGAGCCTCGATGGGTGGCGCCGCTGCAGCCGAAGGCACATGTCCGGTACTGGGAGCCCCGACCATCACCCCCACCCTGGTGTCGGCCGGCAGCACACTCAACACCGTGCCCGCGCAGGCGAAGATCGCCGTGGACGTACGTGTGCCGACCCTGGCGGCGCAGGACCGTGTCGACGAGCTCATGCGCGGGCTCACCGCCCGGACACCGGGGGCCCGGCTGACCGTACTGGGCGGGAGGAAGCGGCCGCCGATGGAGCCCGGTTCCTCCGCCGGACTGTTCGCGCTTGCTTCCCGCATCGCGTCTGAACTGGGCCAGGAGCCACTGCGGGGAATCGCCGTCGGCGGCGCCTCGGACGGCAACTACACGGCGGCCGTGGGCTGCCCGACGCTGGACGGTCTGGGCGCCGTCGGCAGGGGTGCGCATGCGGACACCGAGCATGTGATGATCGCGACGATGGTCCCCCGTACCCAACTGCTCGCTGAACTCGTCGCCCGGACACGGCAGTAG